A part of Planococcus sp. MB-3u-03 genomic DNA contains:
- a CDS encoding DUF1572 domain-containing protein, with product MEYIYLLIAAVLVVLVGAFIYFRKNQDAAVQIEETPSESVEEAVEIEEPEPEEDDSYLNPVVTEVEDAELVKSGYKRIEIPANMIPVIAETLKDGAVIFQQSRTFRVEFSPEVVKGLKDKSMSLIERVNGKGYMPAVKKDGVKGIYEQAVLVKRVNPGLVAHASMSLLTTVVGQQQLMEIQSSLKSMEQKLNTLIQHREHDFAGRIDARFGYFKEVIERFRRNGITLGGVEDAEIEGFYTATLQDLKVLTKDLKAIVASVESLKEHETLRKWGEAPVKKEYEQLIGRFNAKQELLLLNVQFIQECYEPYLRTIRNYEEADVKSQTLAEIVVENHALIQSIEEKVKSIEENYKVKINFGLKALKYRNLESLKELAPVKINEQQAMEQEVPSEVLVEVTEDDQAYAYVPR from the coding sequence AAGCGGTTGAAATTGAGGAGCCTGAGCCGGAAGAGGACGATAGCTATTTGAACCCGGTCGTGACGGAAGTGGAGGATGCGGAACTCGTCAAGAGCGGCTACAAGCGGATCGAGATCCCGGCGAATATGATTCCGGTCATTGCCGAGACCTTGAAAGACGGAGCGGTGATTTTCCAGCAAAGCCGGACGTTCCGCGTCGAGTTCAGCCCGGAAGTGGTCAAGGGATTGAAGGATAAGAGCATGAGCTTGATCGAGCGGGTGAATGGCAAGGGCTATATGCCGGCGGTGAAAAAAGACGGCGTGAAAGGGATATACGAGCAGGCGGTGTTGGTGAAACGGGTGAACCCTGGGCTCGTGGCCCATGCGAGCATGAGCTTGTTGACGACGGTGGTCGGCCAGCAGCAACTCATGGAAATCCAAAGTTCCTTGAAGAGCATGGAACAGAAATTGAACACGCTGATCCAACACCGTGAACACGATTTCGCCGGGAGGATCGATGCGCGTTTCGGCTATTTCAAGGAAGTCATCGAACGCTTCCGCAGAAACGGCATCACACTTGGCGGCGTGGAAGACGCGGAAATCGAAGGCTTTTACACGGCGACGCTGCAGGACTTGAAAGTTCTGACGAAAGACTTGAAAGCAATCGTCGCGAGTGTCGAAAGTTTGAAAGAGCACGAAACGCTGCGCAAATGGGGAGAGGCCCCGGTGAAAAAAGAGTACGAGCAACTCATCGGGCGCTTCAACGCCAAACAGGAATTATTGCTATTGAATGTGCAATTCATCCAGGAATGCTACGAGCCGTATCTCCGGACCATCCGAAATTACGAAGAAGCCGATGTGAAATCGCAGACTTTGGCCGAGATCGTTGTGGAGAATCATGCGTTGATTCAAAGCATCGAAGAGAAAGTGAAAAGCATCGAGGAAAATTATAAAGTGAAGATCAACTTCGGCCTGAAAGCCTTGAAGTACCGCAATTTGGAGAGCTTGAAAGAACTGGCGCCTGTGAAGATTAATGAGCAACAAGCTATGGAGCAAGAGGTTCCGTCTGAAGTGTTGGTGGAAGTGACAGAAGACGATCAGGCTTATGCGTATGTGCCGCGTTAA
- a CDS encoding sugar kinase: MADTYKILTLGDALITFNPSETGPLRYVPAFTRKVGGAELNFAIGSARLGMETKWVSRLGGDEFGRVIYNFARGEGIDMSDVQFVENYPTSLNFKEIREDGSGKTFYYRYQSPILTMEAEDITNEMFEGVNLVHLTGVFLAIDPKNLAIVKQVLKIAGEQNIRVSFDPNIRLKLWTLEEAQAAYREILPSVDILLTGLDEIEMLNGIATEQALEGFAQQYDICQLVIKDGGNGSRVYQKGTWHTKEAFNVTVVDTVGAGDGFDAGYIYAVLHGYGPEDALEFANGVGALVTTVSGDNEGLPYLQEVLALVRKEKLVER; encoded by the coding sequence ATGGCAGACACTTATAAAATTTTAACATTGGGAGATGCATTGATTACATTTAACCCATCAGAAACAGGACCGCTTCGCTATGTTCCAGCTTTTACGCGGAAAGTCGGCGGTGCGGAGTTGAACTTTGCGATCGGCAGTGCGCGTCTGGGTATGGAGACAAAGTGGGTTAGCCGTCTCGGTGGAGATGAGTTTGGACGTGTCATTTACAACTTTGCACGAGGAGAGGGCATCGATATGTCGGACGTGCAGTTTGTTGAAAATTATCCGACCTCGCTGAACTTTAAAGAAATCCGTGAAGACGGTTCAGGAAAAACCTTCTACTACCGTTATCAATCGCCAATACTGACGATGGAAGCGGAAGATATCACGAATGAGATGTTCGAAGGTGTGAATCTTGTGCATTTGACGGGCGTGTTCTTGGCAATCGATCCAAAAAACTTGGCAATCGTTAAGCAAGTATTGAAAATTGCCGGCGAGCAAAATATCCGTGTGTCGTTCGATCCGAACATCCGCTTAAAGTTATGGACCTTGGAAGAAGCGCAAGCAGCATATCGGGAAATCCTCCCTTCAGTCGATATTTTATTGACAGGCTTGGATGAGATTGAAATGCTGAATGGCATTGCAACAGAACAAGCATTAGAAGGTTTCGCACAACAATACGATATTTGCCAACTGGTCATCAAAGACGGCGGCAACGGCTCTAGAGTCTATCAAAAAGGTACGTGGCATACGAAAGAGGCGTTCAATGTGACCGTAGTGGATACAGTAGGGGCTGGGGACGGCTTTGATGCGGGTTATATTTACGCAGTGCTTCACGGGTATGGCCCGGAAGATGCGCTCGAGTTTGCCAATGGCGTCGGTGCTTTAGTGACGACAGTGTCCGGAGACAACGAGGGGCTGCCGTATTTGCAGGAAGTGCTGGCGTTGGTGCGCAAAGAAAAATTGGTCGAACGTTAA
- a CDS encoding bifunctional 2-keto-4-hydroxyglutarate aldolase/2-keto-3-deoxy-6-phosphogluconate aldolase: MLKHEILASITDTKVVAVIRGSSAEEAVELSKAAVEGGIRAIELTYTTPQVQKAFDALHGTDVLLGAGSVLDAETARHAILSGAKFIVSPHFDETIAPVCNRYGIPYLPGCMTIREMVKALEAGCEVIKLFPANNFTPSFIKSVNGPLPHVRIMPTGGINLDNIQDWLAAGAVAAGIGSDLNKAYAAGGYEAAVELSRKYAEKIE; encoded by the coding sequence ATGTTGAAGCATGAAATTCTAGCAAGTATTACCGATACGAAAGTGGTTGCGGTCATTCGCGGCAGCAGCGCCGAAGAAGCTGTGGAACTGTCAAAAGCAGCGGTGGAAGGCGGCATCCGTGCCATCGAATTAACTTACACAACGCCGCAAGTGCAAAAAGCATTTGACGCCTTACACGGAACAGACGTCTTACTTGGAGCTGGATCCGTGTTGGATGCCGAGACTGCTCGCCATGCCATTCTGTCTGGAGCGAAATTTATCGTTAGTCCTCATTTCGACGAAACCATAGCGCCAGTCTGCAACCGTTATGGGATTCCTTATTTGCCAGGGTGCATGACGATCCGCGAGATGGTCAAAGCATTGGAAGCAGGATGTGAGGTCATCAAACTATTCCCGGCGAATAACTTTACGCCGTCATTTATTAAATCCGTTAACGGGCCGCTGCCTCACGTGCGCATCATGCCGACAGGCGGCATTAACTTGGATAATATTCAGGACTGGTTAGCTGCAGGAGCCGTCGCAGCGGGAATTGGCAGTGACTTGAACAAAGCATATGCCGCTGGTGGTTACGAAGCGGCCGTGGAATTGAGCCGGAAATACGCAGAAAAAATCGAATAA
- a CDS encoding LacI family DNA-binding transcriptional regulator, which yields MKNVTMADVAKHANTSKSTVSQYLNKRYEYMSEKTRERIEQAIQELNYHPNIVARSLSQKNTYTVGVIVANILHSFSTHIIRTLETEFNKQGFHTIICNADDDPEKERNYIEMLLAKQVDGLIVFPTGENLDLYEQMTKRNFPIVFMDRQVEGYAIDTVMLDNRRAAELAVDKLVSLDYTKIAMITTSVIRNISPRVERIDGYKSALEKHGIPVRPEYVKTADAELLQETLHGLFQLEPRPGAIVAGNDIVLTEVLKYIKHHQLSIPGDVAVIGVDEVAFASFYTPPITVVEQPKVDMAHRAAELLLEHIKGEKTSDTPVVERFTPALIDRASC from the coding sequence ATGAAAAATGTAACAATGGCCGACGTAGCGAAGCATGCAAACACGTCGAAAAGCACGGTTTCACAGTATTTGAACAAACGTTATGAATACATGAGCGAAAAAACGAGAGAGCGCATTGAACAGGCGATCCAAGAACTGAACTATCATCCGAACATTGTGGCGAGAAGTCTGTCGCAAAAGAACACTTATACGGTTGGGGTAATCGTCGCCAATATTCTCCATTCTTTTTCCACGCACATTATCAGGACGCTGGAAACCGAGTTCAACAAGCAAGGTTTTCACACCATTATTTGCAACGCAGACGACGACCCGGAAAAAGAACGCAATTACATTGAAATGCTGCTGGCCAAACAAGTCGACGGCCTGATCGTTTTTCCGACCGGTGAAAACCTGGATTTGTATGAACAAATGACAAAAAGGAATTTTCCGATTGTCTTTATGGACCGCCAAGTGGAAGGGTATGCCATCGACACGGTGATGCTTGATAATCGGCGGGCAGCGGAACTTGCTGTCGATAAGCTCGTATCGCTCGATTACACAAAAATTGCGATGATCACTACCTCAGTCATCCGCAACATCAGCCCGCGCGTTGAGCGCATCGATGGCTACAAGAGCGCATTGGAAAAGCACGGCATTCCAGTGCGACCGGAATACGTCAAAACTGCGGATGCTGAGTTGCTTCAAGAGACGCTGCATGGCTTGTTTCAGCTCGAGCCAAGGCCAGGAGCCATTGTGGCTGGCAACGACATTGTACTGACCGAAGTGCTGAAGTATATCAAACACCATCAACTCTCGATTCCGGGGGATGTGGCAGTTATCGGCGTCGATGAAGTCGCCTTTGCGAGCTTCTATACACCGCCGATTACGGTCGTGGAGCAGCCGAAAGTGGATATGGCTCATCGTGCCGCTGAGTTGCTGCTTGAGCATATCAAAGGTGAAAAAACATCGGATACACCGGTGGTTGAACGTTTCACACCAGCATTGATCGATAGAGCTTCTTGTTGA
- a CDS encoding LacI family DNA-binding transcriptional regulator, whose translation MTITIKDLAVVAGVSYSTVSKALNDSSLVKPETKDRIIKIAKEMGYEPNYAAQRLVSKESKVIGLIWPTLERVAPSVLVTKINEEISKSSYSMILSVNPLQTSLEMFKRFQVDGVIIFNEYLNDMPTTFPLPCLTYGVKKDTPFPVIDVNYQGAMNDAVMYLYELGHRDIAFIGDLTTDDERQIEKAAGFKKAMKKFGIYQEDHILDTEGLGWYDGYMATVRLINSPYRPTAIISASYDISAGLIRALRQENYTIPNDISVLSYDNIPQMANMEIPLTSVGAPVEEIAQAMVQTLTRYIKDPDSVPAVQTLTPVITERSSCAAIGTPTEK comes from the coding sequence ATGACCATCACAATAAAAGATTTGGCTGTTGTTGCCGGAGTCAGTTACTCAACGGTGTCAAAAGCATTAAATGACAGTTCACTTGTTAAACCCGAAACAAAAGATCGAATTATAAAGATCGCAAAAGAAATGGGATACGAACCGAATTATGCAGCTCAACGCCTGGTTTCAAAAGAATCGAAAGTCATCGGCCTTATTTGGCCGACTTTGGAACGTGTGGCGCCATCTGTACTCGTGACAAAAATCAACGAAGAAATATCGAAAAGCTCGTACTCAATGATTCTGTCCGTCAATCCCCTTCAAACCTCTCTTGAAATGTTCAAGCGCTTCCAAGTAGACGGAGTGATTATCTTTAACGAATACCTGAATGATATGCCTACGACTTTCCCTTTGCCTTGCCTAACATATGGTGTCAAAAAAGACACGCCTTTCCCGGTGATCGATGTGAATTACCAAGGAGCGATGAATGATGCCGTGATGTATTTATATGAACTTGGCCATCGCGATATCGCCTTTATCGGTGATCTTACAACCGATGACGAGCGGCAAATAGAAAAAGCAGCCGGCTTTAAAAAAGCCATGAAAAAGTTCGGGATCTACCAGGAAGACCATATACTCGATACAGAAGGCTTGGGCTGGTACGACGGCTATATGGCGACCGTCCGCCTTATCAATTCCCCATACCGCCCAACGGCTATCATTAGTGCCAGTTACGATATTAGCGCCGGCCTCATTCGCGCCCTAAGGCAGGAAAACTATACGATTCCAAATGATATTTCCGTACTCAGCTACGACAATATCCCGCAAATGGCGAATATGGAAATTCCGCTGACAAGTGTCGGTGCACCAGTAGAGGAGATTGCTCAAGCGATGGTCCAGACTTTGACGCGTTACATCAAAGATCCGGATTCTGTTCCCGCTGTCCAAACTTTGACTCCAGTGATTACCGAAAGAAGTTCTTGTGCTGCAATTGGCACGCCAACAGAAAAGTAA
- a CDS encoding TRAP transporter substrate-binding protein, with product MEFKKGFSFATIGLSSFLLLAACGNDDSAQGSTEGEGEGESVSLRLAHNQGEDHPVHTSLVELSEVTAENSGDSVEIELFPNGQLGDERGVIELVKSGTLDMAKVSASALESFDSNYSIFSLPYVFQSEEHYFNVMDNSEAVQEIFQNTRDEGFFAAGWYTGGQRSIYTADKEIATPEDMNGMKIRVQESPTSIAMIEAMGGAPTPMSFGEVYTSLQQGVIDGAENNETGLTSNKHGEVAKAYSYTEHQYVPDVLIVSTSMWDGLSEEQQQAISDAAVESSESHKQVWADAIETAITDAEEMGVTFYDIDKQPFIDAASPLHETYQSESEDSKRYFEDFQSYVE from the coding sequence ATGGAATTCAAAAAAGGGTTTTCATTCGCAACGATCGGTCTAAGTTCATTTTTATTGCTAGCAGCTTGCGGAAACGATGACAGCGCGCAAGGAAGTACTGAAGGTGAAGGAGAAGGAGAATCTGTCTCTTTGCGACTTGCTCATAACCAGGGCGAAGATCATCCGGTACATACCTCACTCGTTGAGCTGTCTGAGGTGACTGCCGAAAATTCAGGAGACAGTGTGGAAATCGAATTGTTCCCAAATGGGCAATTGGGTGATGAACGTGGTGTCATCGAACTCGTGAAATCAGGAACACTCGATATGGCAAAAGTCAGCGCAAGTGCTCTAGAATCTTTTGACAGCAATTACTCCATTTTCTCACTTCCTTATGTGTTCCAAAGTGAAGAACATTATTTCAACGTAATGGATAATAGCGAAGCGGTTCAGGAAATTTTCCAAAATACGCGGGATGAAGGATTCTTCGCAGCCGGTTGGTACACAGGCGGCCAGCGGAGCATCTATACCGCGGATAAAGAAATTGCGACACCAGAAGATATGAACGGCATGAAGATCCGTGTTCAAGAGAGCCCAACATCTATCGCAATGATCGAAGCGATGGGCGGAGCACCAACACCAATGTCTTTCGGTGAAGTATACACTTCACTTCAGCAAGGAGTCATCGACGGTGCGGAAAATAACGAAACAGGCTTGACGAGCAATAAACACGGTGAAGTAGCTAAGGCATACAGCTACACAGAGCATCAGTATGTACCGGACGTCTTGATCGTCAGCACTAGCATGTGGGACGGATTGTCAGAAGAGCAGCAGCAAGCCATTTCTGATGCAGCAGTTGAATCATCTGAAAGCCACAAGCAAGTATGGGCTGATGCCATTGAAACAGCAATTACAGACGCAGAAGAAATGGGGGTAACGTTCTATGACATCGACAAACAGCCGTTTATTGATGCTGCATCACCGCTTCATGAGACGTACCAGTCTGAAAGCGAAGACAGCAAACGTTACTTCGAAGACTTCCAAAGCTACGTCGAATAA
- a CDS encoding TRAP transporter small permease, with translation MRDIVDKITAFLTCSLMVAMVLVACWQVFTRFVLNSPSTVSEEFLRYSLIWLTMLGSAYAYGQKKHLAVVFVARKIPEKFKFYVDMLVELIVLAFIFIVLLYGGMQAYQNSVGQVSSALNMPTQYLYLSLIIAGILFLFYAVIHIIEHFRNHKKMKNVKTKFESDEILE, from the coding sequence ATGAGAGATATTGTGGATAAGATCACGGCATTTTTAACATGTTCCTTGATGGTAGCAATGGTTCTAGTAGCTTGTTGGCAAGTGTTTACACGTTTTGTCTTAAATTCACCAAGTACAGTATCGGAAGAATTTCTGCGCTATTCCCTGATTTGGCTTACGATGCTTGGTTCAGCCTATGCATACGGCCAAAAAAAGCATTTAGCCGTTGTATTTGTAGCACGTAAAATACCAGAAAAGTTTAAGTTCTATGTGGATATGCTTGTTGAACTCATTGTGTTGGCGTTTATTTTCATCGTCTTGCTCTACGGAGGCATGCAAGCTTATCAAAATTCAGTCGGGCAAGTCTCATCTGCCTTGAATATGCCGACGCAGTATTTGTATTTAAGCTTAATCATTGCAGGTATCTTATTTTTATTCTACGCGGTCATCCATATCATCGAGCATTTCCGCAATCATAAAAAAATGAAAAACGTAAAAACCAAGTTTGAGTCAGATGAGATTCTAGAATAA